A single genomic interval of Stenotrophomonas sp. ZAC14D1_NAIMI4_1 harbors:
- the tssI gene encoding type VI secretion system Vgr family protein encodes MKGRLLTGPVPVDSRSRRIDIRWPGRAPAPALWPHALRYRDALNEPFRLDVLCRGNDAAADTDALKGRIVAFGIDTGGQQRRWLCGVVSGIVAGGGSGHYSTVELTVESALSMLDRRRTCRVFQDRTVPEIVAAILDEHMARNPVIGACFSYRTLLDRHYSPRSYCVQFNESDQHFIDRLLAEEGITYFFRFDGGDESLGHHMVLTDAGSLPDEPPRSLQLLAAGAAATGRQQWISQWQRVSQLTTHSVALASHDYRPACALRGRDETVVEQGSGSHQAGRSLSDYQALAPYYADHDRELGAYARLRMQAEEMKAATFHGEGPPSDLPIASSFVLEDPSASADTARQPSAFITTSTHIELRNNLLEAALCSPAVDEAIAGEHLAAGYGDHLRFTAVAAGVPLVPRYADLFDRPTVHGMQTATVVGPVGEEVHTDELGRIRIRFHWQESDQHPSDTPEASERSSTWVRVSWPGAGDGFGYQFLPRVGQEVLVAFLHGDIDRPVVVGALHNGRQAPPRFSGQHGLPGNRALAGMQSREHGGEGYGELLMDNTSGEVRTRLAASPFASELNLGHLSTPRRDGHAQPRGEGAELRTDAALALRAAHGVLLSTYARQMASGEQLDRQELLALLDDCTQLFRGLGEAAAARGASACEDEGMAELVRALREWPDANAPREGAPLVAVAAEGGLVSATPASQLQYAGRNHDVVATDDVQSSSGGHTRLMAGGGLSLYAQDEHLQVIANHGNVILQAQQADLQAHAENNLLLAAGEGEVVISAPRIRLVAEDGSYLKLGGGIELGTEGAAVVHAARHDWLGAKTESADTAAFARDPASRQLRFHYEGDLQAVAAGVQHTLSLDDGDTVQGTADAEGLGEAVQRDGMQRVQIQARQKIEDAQGETDG; translated from the coding sequence ATGAAAGGACGCCTGCTGACCGGGCCCGTGCCCGTGGATTCCCGAAGCCGCCGGATCGATATCCGCTGGCCTGGGCGGGCCCCGGCACCTGCACTCTGGCCGCATGCGCTCCGCTACCGTGACGCATTGAATGAACCTTTCCGGCTGGATGTCCTTTGCCGGGGCAACGATGCCGCCGCTGACACCGATGCGCTGAAAGGACGCATCGTGGCGTTCGGCATCGACACCGGTGGCCAGCAGCGGCGCTGGCTGTGTGGCGTGGTGTCAGGCATCGTTGCGGGCGGCGGCAGCGGGCATTATTCGACGGTCGAGCTGACGGTGGAGTCGGCCCTGTCAATGCTGGATCGCCGCCGCACCTGCCGGGTGTTCCAGGACCGGACCGTGCCAGAGATCGTCGCTGCCATCCTTGACGAGCACATGGCCCGAAATCCCGTCATCGGGGCCTGTTTCTCCTACCGCACGTTACTCGACCGGCACTACAGCCCGCGGTCCTACTGCGTGCAGTTCAACGAAAGTGACCAGCATTTCATCGACCGCTTGCTCGCCGAAGAGGGCATCACGTACTTCTTCAGGTTCGATGGCGGCGACGAAAGCCTTGGCCATCACATGGTCCTGACCGATGCCGGTAGCCTGCCAGACGAGCCGCCCCGGTCGCTGCAGCTGCTTGCGGCGGGCGCTGCAGCAACGGGCCGCCAGCAGTGGATCAGCCAGTGGCAACGGGTCAGCCAGCTCACCACGCACAGCGTCGCACTGGCCAGCCACGACTATCGCCCCGCCTGCGCGCTGCGTGGCCGCGATGAAACCGTTGTGGAGCAGGGCAGTGGGAGCCATCAGGCCGGCCGCTCCCTGAGCGATTACCAGGCACTTGCACCGTACTACGCCGACCACGACCGCGAGCTGGGCGCGTACGCCCGCCTTCGCATGCAGGCCGAAGAGATGAAAGCCGCCACGTTCCATGGCGAGGGACCGCCCAGCGACCTTCCCATCGCCAGCAGCTTCGTGCTCGAAGATCCATCCGCCAGTGCGGATACGGCACGGCAGCCTTCCGCCTTCATCACTACGTCCACGCACATCGAACTGCGTAACAACCTGCTGGAGGCGGCGCTGTGTTCGCCTGCGGTTGATGAGGCCATCGCCGGAGAACACCTGGCCGCCGGTTACGGCGACCATCTGCGGTTCACCGCCGTGGCCGCAGGCGTACCGCTGGTACCCCGCTATGCCGATCTGTTCGACCGGCCCACCGTCCATGGCATGCAGACCGCCACCGTGGTCGGCCCTGTGGGCGAGGAGGTTCATACCGATGAACTCGGGCGCATCCGCATCCGTTTCCACTGGCAGGAATCTGACCAGCACCCGTCCGATACGCCGGAGGCCAGCGAACGCTCCTCGACCTGGGTGCGTGTGTCCTGGCCCGGGGCTGGGGATGGCTTCGGGTACCAGTTTCTGCCGCGCGTCGGCCAGGAAGTGCTGGTCGCCTTCCTGCACGGAGATATTGATCGCCCCGTGGTGGTGGGCGCGCTGCATAACGGACGCCAGGCACCGCCGAGGTTCAGTGGCCAGCACGGCCTGCCCGGCAACCGTGCGCTGGCAGGCATGCAGTCGCGCGAGCATGGCGGCGAAGGCTACGGCGAGCTGTTGATGGACAACACGTCAGGTGAAGTCCGCACGCGCCTGGCCGCCAGTCCATTTGCCAGCGAACTCAACCTGGGCCACTTGAGCACGCCTCGCAGGGACGGACACGCCCAGCCGCGCGGCGAGGGTGCCGAACTGCGGACCGATGCCGCACTGGCCCTGCGCGCTGCGCACGGGGTGCTGCTCAGCACCTATGCGCGCCAGATGGCGTCGGGCGAGCAGTTGGACCGGCAGGAACTGCTGGCACTCCTGGACGACTGCACCCAGCTCTTCCGGGGCCTGGGTGAGGCGGCCGCCGCGCGCGGTGCCTCAGCCTGCGAGGACGAAGGCATGGCGGAACTTGTGCGCGCGCTGCGCGAATGGCCCGATGCGAACGCGCCAAGGGAAGGTGCACCGCTGGTGGCCGTGGCGGCGGAAGGCGGGCTGGTCAGTGCCACCCCTGCTTCCCAACTGCAGTATGCCGGCCGCAACCATGATGTGGTGGCAACCGACGATGTACAGAGCAGCAGCGGCGGCCACACCCGGCTGATGGCGGGTGGTGGGCTTTCCCTCTATGCGCAGGATGAGCACCTGCAGGTGATCGCCAACCACGGCAACGTGATTTTGCAGGCGCAGCAGGCCGATCTGCAGGCGCATGCGGAAAACAACCTGCTGCTGGCGGCGGGCGAGGGCGAGGTGGTGATCTCAGCACCCCGTATCCGTCTGGTGGCCGAAGATGGCAGCTATCTCAAGCTTGGCGGCGGCATCGAGCTGGGCACCGAAGGTGCTGCCGTGGTGCATGCCGCGCGCCATGACTGGTTGGGCGCGAAGACCGAAAGCGCAGACACGGCGGCATTTGCACGCGACCCGGCCAGCCGGCAGCTGCGCTTCCACTACGAAGGCGATCTGCAGGCCGTTGCCGCAGGCGTGCAGCACACGCTGTCGCTTGACGATGGAGATACCGTGCAGGGCACTGCCGATGCCGAAGGGCTGGGCGAAGCCGTGCAGCGTGATGGCATGCAGCGCGTGCAGATACAGGCGCGACAGAAGATCGAAGATGCCCAAGGAGAAACCGATGGCTGA
- a CDS encoding MarR family transcriptional regulator — protein sequence MLEAKHTALIDEATRRGHANLDQLRLCFQLLSLSTAIDRDCATRLVPHGLSEGRFIVLFLLQGAGGTLPPHELAERAGVTRATISGLLDGLQREGLLQRRHDAEDGRRLQIVLTARGKRLAEELFNQHTQWIGGLFNGLDATEQAQLSQLLGKVWLHTDSGREATP from the coding sequence ATGCTGGAAGCAAAACACACCGCCCTCATCGACGAGGCAACCCGCCGCGGCCACGCCAACCTGGACCAGCTGCGCCTGTGCTTCCAGCTGCTTTCCCTGTCCACCGCCATCGACCGCGACTGCGCAACCCGTCTCGTACCGCATGGCCTCAGCGAAGGCCGCTTCATCGTGCTGTTCCTGCTGCAGGGCGCCGGTGGCACGCTCCCCCCGCACGAGCTGGCCGAGCGCGCAGGCGTCACCCGCGCCACCATCAGTGGCCTGCTGGACGGGCTGCAGCGCGAGGGCCTGCTGCAACGCAGGCACGATGCCGAAGACGGGCGCCGCCTGCAGATCGTGCTGACCGCACGCGGCAAGCGCCTGGCCGAGGAGCTGTTCAACCAGCACACGCAGTGGATCGGCGGGTTGTTCAATGGCCTGGATGCCACCGAACAGGCGCAGCTTTCGCAGCTGCTGGGCAAGGTCTGGCTGCACACCGACAGTGGGCGCGAGGCCACGCCATGA
- the groL gene encoding chaperonin GroEL (60 kDa chaperone family; promotes refolding of misfolded polypeptides especially under stressful conditions; forms two stacked rings of heptamers to form a barrel-shaped 14mer; ends can be capped by GroES; misfolded proteins enter the barrel where they are refolded when GroES binds), with product MAAKDIRFGEDARSRMVRGVNVLANAVKATLGPKGRNVVLEKSFGAPTITKDGVSVAKEIELADKFENMGAQMVKEVASRTNDDAGDGTTTATVLAQALIREGAKAVAAGMNPMDLKRGIDKAVVAAVAELKNISKPTADDKAIAQVGTISANSDESIGQIIADAMKEVGKEGVITVEEGSGLDNELDVVKGMQFDRGYLSPYFINNQQSQTADLDDPFILLHDKKISNVRDLLPVLEGVAKAGKPLLIVAEEVEGEALATLVVNTIRGIVKVVAVKAPGFGDRRKAMLEDMAVLTGGTVISEEVGLSLEKATIKDLGRAKKVQVSKENTTIIDGVGDKAAVDARVGQIKTQIQDTSSDYDREKLQERVAKLAGGVAVIKVGASTEIEMKEKKDRVDDALHATRAAVEEGVVPGGGVALVRAVTSLAGLKGANEDQNHGIQIALRAMEAPLREIVANAGEEPSVIINKVKEGTGSFGYNAATGEFGDMLQFGILDPTKVTRSALQNAASIAGLMITTEAMVAEAPKKDEPAMGGAGGMGGMGGMGGMDF from the coding sequence ATGGCTGCCAAGGATATTCGTTTCGGTGAAGACGCCCGTTCGCGCATGGTGCGCGGCGTCAACGTTCTCGCCAATGCCGTCAAGGCCACCCTGGGCCCGAAGGGCCGCAACGTCGTGCTGGAAAAGAGCTTCGGCGCTCCGACCATCACCAAGGACGGCGTCTCCGTCGCCAAGGAAATCGAACTGGCTGACAAGTTCGAGAACATGGGCGCGCAGATGGTGAAGGAAGTTGCTTCGCGCACCAACGACGACGCTGGCGACGGCACCACCACCGCCACCGTGCTGGCCCAGGCCCTGATCCGCGAAGGCGCCAAGGCTGTGGCCGCCGGCATGAACCCGATGGACCTGAAGCGTGGTATCGACAAGGCCGTCGTGGCCGCCGTTGCCGAGCTGAAGAACATCTCCAAGCCGACCGCCGACGACAAGGCCATTGCCCAGGTCGGTACCATCTCGGCCAACTCGGACGAGTCGATCGGCCAGATCATCGCTGACGCGATGAAGGAAGTCGGCAAGGAAGGCGTGATCACCGTTGAGGAAGGCTCGGGCCTGGACAACGAGCTGGACGTGGTCAAGGGCATGCAGTTCGACCGCGGCTACCTGTCCCCGTACTTCATCAACAACCAGCAGTCGCAGACCGCTGACCTGGATGACCCGTTCATCCTGCTGCACGACAAGAAGATCTCCAACGTCCGCGACCTGCTGCCGGTGCTGGAAGGCGTCGCCAAGGCCGGCAAGCCGCTGCTGATCGTTGCCGAAGAAGTCGAAGGCGAAGCGCTGGCTACCCTGGTGGTCAACACCATCCGTGGCATCGTCAAGGTCGTGGCCGTCAAGGCTCCGGGCTTCGGCGACCGTCGCAAGGCGATGCTGGAAGACATGGCCGTGCTGACCGGCGGCACCGTGATCTCCGAAGAAGTTGGCCTGTCGCTGGAAAAGGCCACCATCAAGGACCTGGGCCGCGCCAAGAAGGTGCAGGTTTCCAAGGAAAACACCACCATCATCGATGGCGTGGGTGACAAGGCTGCCGTGGACGCTCGCGTCGGCCAGATCAAGACCCAGATCCAGGACACCTCCTCGGATTACGACCGCGAGAAGCTGCAGGAACGCGTTGCCAAGCTGGCCGGCGGCGTTGCCGTGATCAAGGTCGGTGCGTCGACCGAAATCGAAATGAAGGAAAAGAAGGATCGCGTCGACGACGCCCTGCACGCTACCCGTGCAGCCGTTGAAGAAGGCGTGGTCCCGGGCGGCGGCGTTGCCCTGGTCCGTGCGGTCACCTCGCTGGCTGGCCTGAAGGGCGCCAACGAAGACCAGAACCACGGCATCCAGATCGCCCTGCGTGCGATGGAAGCCCCGCTGCGCGAAATCGTGGCCAACGCCGGTGAAGAACCGTCGGTCATCATCAATAAGGTCAAGGAAGGCACCGGCAGCTTCGGCTACAACGCCGCCACCGGCGAGTTCGGCGACATGCTGCAGTTCGGCATCCTGGACCCGACCAAGGTGACCCGTTCGGCGCTGCAGAACGCTGCCTCGATCGCTGGCCTGATGATCACCACCGAAGCCATGGTTGCCGAAGCTCCGAAGAAGGACGAGCCGGCCATGGGTGGCGCGGGTGGCATGGGCGGCATGGGTGGCATGGGCGGCATGGACTTCTAA
- a CDS encoding DUF6616 family protein, producing the protein MPHILIEHYTATHAWAALPPEQRNAFFARIGAGMQQFDAACITPLAMGRVARDVPHGSADQFYAVWQCASRADADALIAGISATGWHEYFTTTNTIGAVDAMQQHLHDLATHE; encoded by the coding sequence ATGCCCCACATCCTCATCGAGCACTACACCGCAACTCACGCCTGGGCTGCACTCCCGCCCGAGCAACGCAACGCCTTCTTCGCCCGTATCGGCGCCGGCATGCAGCAGTTCGACGCAGCGTGCATCACGCCGTTGGCAATGGGCCGCGTCGCCCGCGATGTGCCGCATGGCAGCGCTGATCAGTTCTACGCCGTCTGGCAGTGCGCCAGCCGCGCCGACGCCGACGCACTGATCGCCGGCATCAGCGCCACAGGCTGGCATGAGTACTTCACCACCACCAACACGATAGGCGCCGTGGACGCCATGCAGCAGCACCTGCACGATCTGGCGACCCACGAGTAG
- a CDS encoding DNA alkylation repair protein produces MSAAFSAARRHELDIGGAASTHLAECLAVDFATLLHTVAALPDAAVQRMRDAASKGITQRMALAATLLHEAGQGDPARWQSHPSDTVRGWACYLIGSDATLALAGKLQAMQPLADDAHFGVREWAWLAVRTDLVAAPQQALQLLLPWADEASPYLRRFACEALRPRGVWASHIALFKQQPHHALPLLDALANDPERYVQDAVGNWLNDASKTQPEWVRNLCARWQREHNSAANAYIRKRAQRSLR; encoded by the coding sequence ATGAGCGCTGCCTTTAGCGCCGCGCGGAGGCACGAACTGGATATCGGCGGGGCGGCCAGCACGCATCTGGCCGAATGTCTTGCCGTGGATTTCGCAACGCTGCTGCACACGGTTGCGGCGCTGCCAGACGCCGCCGTGCAGCGCATGCGCGATGCCGCCAGCAAGGGCATCACCCAACGCATGGCCCTGGCCGCCACGCTGCTGCACGAAGCAGGGCAGGGTGACCCCGCGCGCTGGCAGTCGCATCCCTCGGACACCGTACGCGGTTGGGCCTGCTACCTCATCGGCAGTGATGCCACGCTGGCGCTGGCCGGGAAACTGCAGGCGATGCAGCCACTGGCCGATGACGCGCACTTCGGCGTACGCGAATGGGCGTGGCTGGCGGTGCGTACCGATCTCGTGGCGGCGCCACAGCAGGCGCTGCAACTGCTGCTGCCGTGGGCGGACGAAGCCTCGCCCTACCTGCGCCGCTTCGCCTGCGAAGCACTGCGCCCGCGCGGCGTATGGGCCAGCCACATCGCCCTCTTCAAGCAACAACCGCACCACGCACTGCCGCTGCTGGACGCCCTGGCCAACGACCCCGAGCGCTACGTGCAGGACGCGGTGGGCAACTGGCTCAACGATGCCAGCAAGACACAACCCGAGTGGGTGCGCAACCTCTGCGCGCGCTGGCAGCGCGAACACAACAGCGCAGCAAACGCGTACATCCGCAAGCGCGCCCAACGCTCCCTTCGGTAG
- a CDS encoding DUF3274 domain-containing protein translates to MAERIVTDNLATRLLPNATQPKNVAIPRARPGVVIFLHGVNDPGASYASVETGLCQGLNERLDRQDLKPGRYGERFWVAKSKDRRTRSKEDAETLDDPDTNLYKRNDAHAKSVLIPFYWGYRAAKNEILRDENGDPAKVRTQYQDKNGNRLDRHFGKPGGFFANATNNLPEMYGKGYDSIKRHAANATFDNTKFMGIGPHRRYFVLAAERLAVLITTIRSIYPSETITIMGHSQGTLITLLSQALLIDRGERCADCAIMVASPYSLIAERTRLGGDTLHTLQRIVERMTKTPYVLPSLDDLAAGQPKSYGRAGPRWSSGQGQRLGKSGSTVVFPERDNRGKVYLYFSPDDTTVGLADVSGIGTLGVPDLVDGGRPGMTRLTKIGFKQRMWTKRHRHGKPVMIGDAPTYHALRAKGEPRYAGGVSLGTVAAAIAMTEGSQVLINGEALVPPHAPQMFGGEAVKGTPTTSGMDRPDAVSTQLALGKSDADFPFLPLPKALHKLSDKAAKDRFNEGKEDGDKTHAVRSAGWGKGKEREMTPNEIGDWMSRSDEVLDENSYHSGVLRDPENHRWVTAMDVAIGQGHSLDDPQWRELLTLMADWRMTEEMAEKMKDNPKWTALDPLVQKLVQASGKYYLTGEFPPASLVNLKKLPSLVDGHIPEGG, encoded by the coding sequence ATGGCTGAGCGCATCGTAACGGACAATCTCGCCACCCGGTTGCTGCCCAATGCAACCCAGCCCAAGAACGTGGCCATCCCGCGCGCACGGCCGGGCGTGGTGATCTTTCTGCACGGGGTGAACGACCCGGGTGCATCTTATGCCTCGGTGGAGACTGGACTGTGCCAAGGGCTGAATGAGCGGCTGGACCGGCAGGATCTGAAGCCGGGGCGGTACGGCGAACGGTTCTGGGTGGCGAAGAGCAAGGATCGCAGGACGCGGAGCAAGGAAGATGCCGAGACCCTTGATGACCCAGACACCAATCTCTACAAGCGAAATGACGCACACGCCAAGAGCGTGCTGATCCCGTTCTACTGGGGCTACCGTGCCGCAAAGAACGAGATCCTGCGGGATGAGAACGGTGATCCCGCCAAGGTACGCACCCAGTACCAGGACAAGAATGGCAATCGTCTTGATCGCCACTTCGGCAAGCCGGGTGGATTCTTTGCCAACGCTACCAACAACCTGCCGGAGATGTATGGCAAGGGCTACGACAGCATCAAGCGGCATGCTGCCAATGCGACATTCGACAATACCAAGTTCATGGGTATTGGCCCGCACCGGCGCTACTTCGTGCTGGCCGCCGAGCGGTTGGCAGTGCTGATTACCACGATACGCAGCATCTACCCGTCCGAAACTATCACCATCATGGGCCACAGCCAAGGCACGCTGATTACCTTGCTGTCGCAGGCCTTGCTGATCGACCGTGGCGAGCGTTGCGCCGACTGCGCGATCATGGTGGCTAGCCCTTACTCGCTCATTGCCGAGAGGACGCGGCTCGGGGGAGACACACTGCACACGCTGCAGCGCATTGTCGAGCGGATGACGAAGACACCCTATGTATTGCCTTCATTGGACGATCTCGCGGCCGGACAACCGAAATCGTATGGTCGCGCGGGTCCACGCTGGAGTTCCGGTCAAGGGCAGCGGCTCGGCAAGAGTGGATCCACCGTTGTATTCCCCGAGCGCGACAACCGCGGCAAGGTGTACCTGTACTTCAGCCCCGATGACACCACGGTAGGGCTGGCCGATGTATCGGGTATCGGCACGCTGGGCGTGCCTGATCTTGTCGATGGCGGCCGCCCCGGCATGACCCGACTGACGAAGATCGGCTTCAAGCAACGTATGTGGACCAAGCGCCATCGGCATGGCAAACCCGTGATGATTGGCGATGCGCCGACTTACCACGCGCTTCGCGCGAAAGGCGAACCACGCTACGCGGGCGGTGTAAGCCTGGGCACGGTGGCTGCTGCCATTGCCATGACCGAGGGCAGCCAGGTGCTCATCAATGGCGAGGCGTTGGTGCCGCCACATGCGCCGCAGATGTTCGGCGGGGAAGCCGTCAAGGGGACGCCCACCACTTCGGGCATGGACAGGCCAGATGCCGTCAGCACCCAGCTTGCATTGGGCAAGTCGGATGCGGATTTCCCTTTCCTGCCGCTGCCGAAAGCGTTGCACAAGCTCAGCGACAAGGCTGCAAAGGATCGGTTCAACGAGGGAAAAGAGGACGGCGATAAGACGCATGCCGTGCGCTCCGCCGGTTGGGGGAAGGGCAAAGAGCGCGAGATGACACCCAACGAGATAGGGGACTGGATGAGTCGCTCCGACGAGGTGCTGGACGAGAACAGCTACCACTCTGGCGTGCTGCGTGATCCGGAGAACCATCGCTGGGTGACCGCAATGGATGTGGCGATCGGGCAAGGGCACAGCCTGGACGATCCGCAGTGGCGGGAGCTGCTGACGTTGATGGCAGATTGGCGGATGACGGAAGAGATGGCGGAGAAGATGAAAGACAACCCGAAGTGGACTGCGCTGGACCCGCTAGTACAAAAGTTGGTGCAGGCATCGGGAAAGTACTACCTGACTGGTGAGTTCCCCCCTGCCTCCTTGGTGAATCTTAAGAAGCTGCCCTCCCTGGTCGATGGCCATATTCCGGAAGGCGGCTGA